A segment of the Streptococcus dysgalactiae subsp. dysgalactiae genome:
AAATCGGATTGCCCCAAAGTTGACCATCTTCACTAAAGCCATCTGCAGGAACTCCAGCGATAAAGAGTGGGTTTTTATCCTCATCCACTTTAAACAAGTCTGGCATTGTCCAAACTTCCACACTATCTGCAGAAACATAGATTGGCATATCACCAATAATCTCAATACCGTTATCATTGGCATATGCTTTTAAGGCCAACCATTGTTGGTAGAAGAAATATTGACAAACTTTATGGTAGTGAACGCTTTCAGCAAGTAACTCACGGTAATGATATAAGGCTGCTTCTTCGCGTTTTACAATTGCTCTGTCATCCCATTCTTGTAGGGCCTTATTTTGAAAGTGTTCTTTCAATGACATGAACTCGGCAAAGTCACCCAACCAGCTCGCTTCTGCTTCAAAAGCTGCCAATTCTTTGACGCCTTCTTTAGTTGCAAGAAAGGCTTGGACCGCTTTTTCTAATAAGGGACGTCTTGCTTGAAAAATTTGAGCATAGTCAACCACCTCAGGGTCAGAACCAAAATCAACGCCAACGAGATCAGCTTCCTGCAAGTAGCCGTCTGCAACAAGTAATTCAAGATCGATAAAATGAGTATTACCTGCAATGGCTGAAAATGATTGATAAGGTGAATCACCATAACTTGTTGTTGTTAAAGGTAGGATCTGCCAATAAGTTTGTTTGGTTTCTTTTAGGAAATCAACAAAGTCAAAAGCTGCCTTCCCGAAAGTTCCAATTCCGGTCTTACCAGGAAGGGAACTAATATGCATTAAGATACCGCTTGCACGTTTATTCATTCATTTTTTCTCCTCATGAAATCTAGTTATGATGAAATTATAACGCAACCGTTTGCGTAAGTCAACCTCTTTCGTAAAAAAGTAGCATTTCTAAGAAATGCTACTGGTCGTTTATACCTTATTCATTAATATTACGGACACTCTCACGCTTTTTCAAGGTAAAAGGAACAAAGATTTTTTGGCTAAGGCTCTGCTCTTTCGAATTGATGATATCTAGCAGCTGCTTAAAGGATGTTTTACCAAGATTGTCAACATTGATGTCAAAGGTAGTTAAATAAGGGTGAATCAACTTGGCATAGCTTGAATTATTAAAGGTAATGATGGAAACATCATCGGGTACCTTAATGCCATAAAAAGATAATAATTGAACCATGCGCACTGATAAGACATCTCCAATAACAACTAAAGCTGTCGCCTTAAAGTCACGAATACCCTCGATAACATTTTGCACACTAACAGGATCTTTTCGGTCAAATAAAAGCATTGGTTTAGTCTCTAATGACAATTTTAAGCAACCTTTTAAATAACCGATGTAACGCTCTGATGCAACCTCGGAGACAAGATCATCTGTGATAAACAAAATCTGACGATGCCCTTTTTGATAGAGGTGATCTACTGCGGTTTTAGCCATTAATTGATTATCATTGTCAATATAGGTAATTTTATTGGCATCTCCTTCTGGAGCTCCTACAATAACAAAAGGAATTTTATTGGTCATCAAATAATTTCTGACCGGGTCTTCTTGATCAGAATAAAGAATAATAAAGCCATCAACCCGCTTTTGTAAATGCATCAACTTTACTTGCCCCAGCAAATCCTCTAAAGACATCCCTGTTGCAATAGAAACCGTAAAGTGTTGCTTTTTGGCTTCATTAGTGATGGTGGATAAAATTTCCATGAAGAAGGGCTCACTCAATCGGTCACTGGTCGTAATAGGCGGAAAAACCAGTCCAATATTATGTGTTAACCCACTGGCAAGCATTTGCGCAGCGACATTCGGAACATAGCCCAAATCAGCCATTGCTTTT
Coding sequences within it:
- the malQ gene encoding 4-alpha-glucanotransferase, whose protein sequence is MNKRASGILMHISSLPGKTGIGTFGKAAFDFVDFLKETKQTYWQILPLTTTSYGDSPYQSFSAIAGNTHFIDLELLVADGYLQEADLVGVDFGSDPEVVDYAQIFQARRPLLEKAVQAFLATKEGVKELAAFEAEASWLGDFAEFMSLKEHFQNKALQEWDDRAIVKREEAALYHYRELLAESVHYHKVCQYFFYQQWLALKAYANDNGIEIIGDMPIYVSADSVEVWTMPDLFKVDEDKNPLFIAGVPADGFSEDGQLWGNPIYNWAAHEASNFAWWIYRIQESFKLYDYLRIDHFKGFSDFWEIPGGDTTARNGHWESAPGLALFAAVREALGELPIIAENLGYIDEKAEQLLASTAFPGMKILEFGLFDITSQSSDLPHHYDRNCVVYTGTHDNEVVNGWYANLTEEQVAFVNDYLHKGADESITQAMLRTIFATVSDTAILCMQDLLDKGADSRMNMPNTVGGNWQWRMLEGDITEEHKAYLIHLTELYDRVNH
- a CDS encoding LacI family DNA-binding transcriptional regulator translates to MVTIKDVAQKAGVNPSTVSRVLKDNRSISQKTKEKVRKAMADLGYVPNVAAQMLASGLTHNIGLVFPPITTSDRLSEPFFMEILSTITNEAKKQHFTVSIATGMSLEDLLGQVKLMHLQKRVDGFIILYSDQEDPVRNYLMTNKIPFVIVGAPEGDANKITYIDNDNQLMAKTAVDHLYQKGHRQILFITDDLVSEVASERYIGYLKGCLKLSLETKPMLLFDRKDPVSVQNVIEGIRDFKATALVVIGDVLSVRMVQLLSFYGIKVPDDVSIITFNNSSYAKLIHPYLTTFDINVDNLGKTSFKQLLDIINSKEQSLSQKIFVPFTLKKRESVRNINE